From Brachionichthys hirsutus isolate HB-005 chromosome 16, CSIRO-AGI_Bhir_v1, whole genome shotgun sequence, a single genomic window includes:
- the micall2a gene encoding MICAL-like protein 2a yields MAAIKALEQWCKIHCEGYRDVLVTNMTTSFRSGMAFCALINKHRPDLIDYDSLRKEDVFENNRLAFQVAEEKLGIPALLDAEDMVALRIPDRLSILTYVSQYYNYFNGRPPIGGVKRPAEDSKEEPSEKKNLPVVAKTFVPKTAMENRLPSAAAAQTSPRMSRASAQKAILVENANKTGTLNSRCVACKSHVHLVQRHFVEGKLYHRSCFRCCECSSVVHGGGYDPGKTTDAFLCDAHQNSRKPSEPSVENERFTSAGLLDHAGPIQPAPLGHRSSVLSAPLNVPVKPASPAAPSQSWTASAQKTQSDRQRFFQAARPVAAASTANRKLTDLSSALGRPKVTLSDEVERRAKTTIRKKLAEGNGNNNNSNNRRFTIRSAENRFGDEPGSSGSAGWREHKCSQGPAGNRAGLPSSSRTNNTDLPCLRAVGEDDARPPTGPPAAKDPGYDWPAKLTPHPEVGLEDAKSLTEPREAGLVSSASSPVSIGAGGPLGPTLSVDPVSSALSDPEQRRDVSPRTPQLDSGNLDFKHEIRSPVRSPPRGPSVESVGSSVTSPSDHGRPSGAKKGKYLSPTSAPAAEMRSPSVKSRHIPVEQIETELIDIQTSLAQLEKAGVELERKLRSCEEEGDGDVLMDPLMVDWFNLIRRKQTYFRKESELVYIARTQELERQQPGVEGQLRRLLEKPDHLKSREEQQEEKKLLERLMDIVDGRNAIVENLDEDRLREVEEDQQLNEMMKDLGVKKPKAKRKPSISKLFRRRRKRRVE; encoded by the exons ATGGCCGCCATCAAGGCTCTGGAGCAGTGGTGTAAGATCCACTGCGAGGGCTACCGAGATGTGCTCGTCACCAACATGACGACATCATTCAGGAGCGGGATGGCTTTTTGTGCGCTTATAAACAAGCACCGCCCGGACCTGAT AGACTATGACTCACTCAGAAAGGAGGATGTGTTCGAGAACAACAGGCTG GCTTTTCAGGTCGCCGAGGAGAAGCTGGGGATTCCAGCTTTGTTGGATGCAGAAGACATGGTGGCCCTGAGGATCCCCGACAGGCTGAGCATTCTTACCTACGTCTCCCAGTACTACAACTACTTTAACGGACGGCCTCCCA ttggaGGTGTTAAAAGACCAGCAGAAGATTCCAAGGAGGAACCATCAGAGAAGAAAAATCTCCCAGTGGTCGCCAAAACGTTTGTGCCCAAAACCGCCATGGAAAACCGTCTACCTTCCGCCGCCGCTGCTCAGACGTCACCGAGGATGTCCAGAGCGTCTGCTCAG AAAGCGATTCTGGTTGAAAACGCCAACAAAACCGGGACCCTCAATAGCCGATGTGTCGCGTGCAAGAGCCATGTTCATCTTGTTCAGAGGCATTTTGTGGAAGGCAAGCTCTACCACAGAAGCTGCTTCAG ATGCTGCGAGTGCTCCAGTGTGGTCCACGGCGGAGGCTACGACCCCGGAAAGACCACGGACGCCTTCCTCTGTGACGCTCACCAGAACAGCCGCAAGCCGTCCGAGCCCAGCGTCGAAAATGAACGCTTCACTTCAGCCGGGCTGTTAGATCACGCCGGCCCGATCCAGCCGGCGCCACTCGGCCACCGCTCCTCTGTCCTGTCCGCCCCGCTGAATGTTCCCGTGAAGCCGGCCAGTCCTGCGGCACCTTCCCAGTCCTGGACGGCCTCAGCCCAGAAGACGCAGTCGGACCGGCAGAGGTTTTTCCAGGCTGCGCGTCCAGTCGCAGCGGCCTCGACGGCTAACAGGAAGCTCACGGACCTCTCAAGTGCTTTAGGAAGGCCAAAGGTCACACTGAGCGATGAAGTGGAGCGCAGAGCCAAGACAACCATCAGAAAGAAATTAGCTGAGGGAAACGGcaataataacaacagcaacaaccgcCGTTTCACCATCCGGTCAGCAGAGAACCG GTTTGGAGACGAGCCAGGTTCGTCTGGCAGCGCCGGTTGGAGAGAGCACAAATGCAGCCAAGGACCAGCAGGAAACCGGGCAGGACTGCCCTCCTCCAGCCGGACCAACAATACGGATCTGCCATGTCTGAGGGCCGTCGGCGAGGATGACGCAAGGCCACCGACTGGACCTCCAGCCGCCAAAG ATCCAGGCTACGACTGGCCGGCAAAGCTCACACCTCATCCCGAGGTCGGCCTGGA AGACGCCAAATCCTTAACCGAACCACGTGAAGCTGGGCTCGtgtcctctgcttcctctcctgtctccaTCGGTGCAGGAGGACCTCTGGGTCCGACGCTTTCCGTAGATCCGGTTAGCTCTGCCTTGAGTGACCCAGAGCAGCGAAGGGACGTCTCCCCCCGAACGCCTCAGCTGGACTCTGGGAACCTGG ATTTTAAACACGAGATCCGTTCCCCTGTGAGATCCCCTCCCAGAGGACCGTCTGTGGAATCTGTCGGCAGTTCGGTGACTTCTCCATCCGATCATGGACGTCCGTCAG GTGCTAAAAAGGGAAAGTATTTGTCACCCACCAGCGCCCCCGCGGCGGAAATGAGGTCACCCTCT GTGAAGTCTCGTCACATCCCAGTGGAGCAGATAGAGACGGAGCTGATAGACATCCAGACAAGCTTGGCTCAGCTGGAAAAGGCAGGagtggagctggagaggaaactCCGCAGCTGCGAGGAAG AGGGCGACGGCGACGTCTTGATGGACCCGCTGATGGTCGACTGGTTCAACCTCATTCGTAGAAAACAGACATACTTCAGGAAAGAGTCTGAGCTGGTGTACAT TGCCCGGACTCAGGAGCTGGAGCGGCAGCAGCCGGGCGTGGAGGGGCAACTTCGGAGACTTCTGGAGAAGCCAG ATCATTTAAAGTCCAGAGAGGAGcaacaggaggagaagaagctgctggagagacTGATGGACATCGTGGACGGCAGAAACGCCATCGTGGAGAATCTGGATGAAGACCGGCTGAG GGAAGTGGAGGAGGATCAGCAGctgaatgaaatgatgaaagatCTTG GAGTCAAAAAACCCAAAGCTAAACGGAAGCCCTCCATCTCCAAACTGTTCAGGAGACGACGCAAAAGACGTGTGGAATGA